A genomic region of Corticium candelabrum chromosome 6, ooCorCand1.1, whole genome shotgun sequence contains the following coding sequences:
- the LOC134180874 gene encoding metabotropic glutamate receptor 3-like, which yields MLLLLFALLSVAVGDYCRQSLQTAECPAAAAKLVSAAAAKLVSAPTSESTVTKVGIGGMFSISQWDNDGRGRCSACHAGARRLQLFAVEQTEAMIESIERINESGMLGNATRLVYEVWDTCGDDRDSHCIYAQATETFSSELLATVVGPYYSDTSYSMNNDALKALYNNLGLSQRITNIRIRDRGVWSLLDYPYMYSQGINIGDLRDQLVMLQQTCELQAQAAVDFLEREGWYDVTVIVSNDYCGGRSMVKFDQAVKQSRSYCRFDVNYVQESGNIDWPDYDTERKAIADSEIHTFVHDIEINDALNRPKRRSNLVVLSSFPFALSLFKQMLTVSDTITSVGGIFLGELWGDPRNVDELYSHITRLVHEKNDTVFALRLESNGTEKFQDYMSSITSNSSKLHRNRWLGEYWEGVFKCSLTNKTCNTTDRLPAHNWPILRNYKATLVANAVYATAQYYKDFSTKFPNEAVNEFFEDQIYKLNSLKPLFLPSKWIGNTMTIGQVHQPDLDVIHFDVIQPLTSTYEIIRLQSVDETEMGYELKA from the exons ATGCTTCTTCTCCTCTTCGCACTTCTCTCCGTCGCTGTCGGCGACTACTGCCGACAGTCTCTACAGACGGCCGAGTGTCCGGCGGCGGCGGCTAAACTTGTGTCGGCGGCGGCGGCTAAACTTGTGTCGGCGCCGACGTCGGAGTCCACAGTGACGAAAGTCGGCATCGGCGGGATGTTCTCGATTTCTCAATGGGATAACGACGGCCGGGGGCGCTGCTCAGCGTGTCATGCCGGTGCGCGTCGCCTTCAGTTGTTTGCCGTCGAGCAGACGGAAGCCATGATTGAGAGCATCGAGCGCATCAACGAGTCCGGAATGTTGGGAAACGCGACACGTTTGGTGTACGAGGTCTGGGACACGTGCGGAGACGATCGAGACTCGCATTGTATTTACGCACAGGCGACGGAAACGTTCTCGTCCGAACTCCTGGCTACAGTGGTGGGCCCCTACTATTCGGACACAAGTTATTCGATGAACAACGACGCTTTGAAAGCACTGTATAATAATCTGGGATTGTCACAAAGGATTACAAATATTCGAATTCGAGACAGAGGAGTGTGGAGTCTGCTCGACTATCCCTACATGTACAGCCAGGGTATCAATATTGGTGACCTCAGAGACCAGCTCGTCATGTTGCAGCAGACTTGTGAGCTTCAAGCTCAAGCTGCTGTCGATTTTCTCGAGAGAGAAGGATGGTATGACGTCACAGTCATTGTTAGTAATGATTACTGCGGTGGTAGATCGATGGTGAAGTTTGATCAAGCGGTCAAACAATCAAGATCTTACTGTCGATTCGATGTCAACTATGTACAAGAGAGTGGGAACATTGACTGGCCAGACTATGACACAGAGCGTAAGGCAATTGCAGATTCAGAAATTCATACTTTTGTTCATGatattgaaatcaatgatgCCTTGAATCGACCAAAGAGACGCAGTAATTTAGTCGTATTGTCTTCGTTCCCGTTTGCCTTATCATTGTTCAAACAGATGCTGACTGTTAGTGATACGATTACATCAGTCGGTGGGATCTTTCTTGGCGAGTTGTGGGGTGATCCTCGAAATGTCGACGAGTTGTACAGTCACATCACACGCCTTGTGCACGAAAAAAACGACACCGTGTTTGCACTTCGATTGGAATCCAACGGCACAGAAAAATTTCAAGACTACATGTCGTCGATCACGTCGAATTCGTCTAAATTACATCGAAATCGTTGGCTGGGAGAGTACTGGGAGGGTGTCTTCAAATGCAGTCTTACAAACAAGACTTGcaatacaacagacagactacctGCCCACAATTGGCCCATACTGAGAAACTACAAGGCAACACTGGTAGCAAACGCCGTGTACGCCACGGCCCAGTATTACAAAGATTTTTCTACAAAGTTTCCCAATGAAGCAGTCAACGAATTCTTTGAGGATCAAATCTACAAACTCAACAGTCTCAAACCGTTATTCTTGCCCAGCAAGTGGATAGGCAACACAATGACTATAGGACAAGTACATCAGCCCGACCTTGACGTCATTCACTTTGACGTCATTCAGCCACTCACGTCCACATATGAAATCATTCGATTACAAAGTGTAGATGAGACCGAAATGGGATATGAATT GAAAGCTTGA
- the LOC134181037 gene encoding fibroblast growth factor receptor-like: MCLTATHTVITSTSSSLSSSGLTQAPGLYNCNDDHLYPMATVVFITLLLLVIVSLIWTSARGKVSHQVVHIVVFSHKKVALIVSTGLSISVSLWIVFSTSATNCETRTADFLVNLVNTSCYSVILLNLASKLFEQPLTKFLVQSIGFILFVTTQASIAAVAHFHLPSERTNKTLLVYCLDERQKPLVVISYFYSVVLLSGCVFLYIIKTCRKKRRQAKTCIKITTAIITASVYVIFVALFVWADASYCDVHTRLFALVSLYPSIVCLVLATFATIACVYKMREKNRDDIDLPFEVQGSYMERRTTHNYIFPDVPGLAGLTQNELLDDDIRKDVNDVLIADGRLVLKVRIGMGNFGNVFKGVLDEVRPVAVKTVQDIVTRKDVNDFIKEGLQMKKFNHPNVMDLIGICWLKGTEASPASAAPSLVLPYIELGDLKTYLRKCRPNRSRESINPLNLKQSVMFMDQIAKGMQYIGSQGIIHRDLAARNCMVNTDLEIKVSDFGLARAMKEGKDYYRAIHEVQLPVRWMAPESLMYSTFTCKSDVWSYGVTIWEIMTLAQVPYQGLGLSPRGILPFLHEGNRLERPSGCPDEIYDIMTSCWENVPEDRPTFDDCKDKVGDYLERIGYYFIQGIGIEQPTFPYTNWTSIQDSGNSGCLNDLTANELSCASSDDVFGDSGGESVANVRVLSMATKQGRDRNWSETVYV, encoded by the exons ATGTGCCTCACTGCCACACATACTGTCATTACATCCACATCATCATCTCTCTCTTCATCTGGTTTGACTCAAGCTCCTGGTCTCTACAACTGCAATGATGATCATCTGTATCCAATGGCGACTGTCGTCTTCATCACTCTACTTCTCCTTGTCATCGTTTCTCTCATCTGGACGTCAGCTCGTGGCAAAGTCTCACACCAAGTTGTTCACATCGTCGTATTCTCACACAAGAAGGTCGCACTAATTGTCTCAACCGGTCTCTCCATTTCTGTTAGTCTGTGGATCGTGTTCAGTACATCAGCGACCAACTGTGAGACCCGAACTGCAGACTTTCTTGTCAATCTTGTCAACACGTCGTGTTACAGTGTAATCCTACTCAACTTGGCATCGAAACTATTCGAACAGCCGTTGACTAAATTCCTCGTTCAATCTATCGGCTTCATCCTCTTTGTCACAACTCAGGCATCCATTGCTGCTGTAGCACACTTCCACCTTCCATCAGAAAGAACCAACAAAACACTACTTGTTTACTGTCTTGATGAACGACAAAAACCTCTAGTTGTCATATCGTACTTCTACAGTGTTGTCTTGCTGTCAGGGTGTGTATTTCTCTATATCATCAAAACATGCCGAAAGAAGAGACGACAGGCAAAGACTTGCATCAAGATAACAACAGCAATCATTACTGCTTCAGTTTATGTCATTTTCGTTGCTCTCTTTGTGTGGGCTGATGCAAGCTACTGCGACGTTCACACACGATTGTTTGCTCTCGTTTCTCTGTATCCATCGATCGTCTGTCTGGTGTTGGCGACGTTTGCCACGATCGCCTGTGTGTACAAAATGCGAGAGAAAAATCGTGATGACATCGATCTACCATTCGAAGTGCAGG GGTCGTACATGGAAAGACGAACGacacacaactacatattTCCTGACGTACCTGGACTGGCTGGTTTGACTCAGAACGAACTCTTGGATGACGACATTCGAAAAGACGTGAACGATGTGCTTATTGCAGATGGAAGGCTCGTTCTGAAAGTCAGAATTGGGATGG GAAATTTTGGAAACGTATTCAAGGGTGTTCTCGACGAAGTCAGACCCGTAGCAGTCAAAACCGTACAAG ACATAGTGACACGAAAAGATGTCAACGATTTTATCAAAGAAGGACTTCAGATGAAAAAATTCAATCACCCAAATGTCATGGACCTAATCGGCATCTGCTGGCTGAAAGGGACTGAAGCCTCTCCGGCATCAGCCGCTCCGTCTCTCGTCTTGCCCTACATAGAATTGGGAGATCTCAAGACTTATCTACGAAAGTGTCGTCCAAACAGATCACGAGAATCT ATAAACCCGCTGAATCTAAAGCAAAGTGTGATGTTCATGGATCAGATTGCAAAAGGCATGCAATACATTGGCTCACAGGGAATTATCCATCGTGATCTTGCAGCCAGAAACTGCAT gGTGAATACTGACTTGGAGATCAAAGTGTCTGACTTTGGGTTAGCTCGAGCGATGAAGGAGGGGAAAGACTATTACAGAGCGATTCACGAGGTGCAGCTGCCTGTGCGATGGATGGCACCCGAAAGTCTCATGTACTCGACGTTCACATGCAAGTCTGATGtt TGGTCATACGGTGTGACTATTTGGGAAATCATGACTCTAGCTCAAGTGCCATACCAAGGTTTAGGACTCAGTCCTCGAGGAATTCTACCATTTCTACACGAAGGAAATCGACTGGAGAGACCAAGTGGATGCCCAGATGAGAT ATACGACATCATGACTTCCTGCTGGGAAAACGTCCCAGAGGATCGTCCGACGTTCGACGACTGCAAAGACAAAGTCGGAGATTACCTAGAAAGAATAGGCTACTACTTCATACAAGGAATAGGCATCGAACAGCCAACATTCCCATACACAAACTGGACGTCGATTCAAGATTCTGGTAACAGCGGATGCCTCAATGACTTGACAGCAAACGAGCTGTCGTGTGCATCGAGTGATGATGTGTTTGGTGACTCGGGAGGAGAGAGTGTAGCGAATGTTAGGGTGCTGAGTATGGCAACAAAACAGGGACGAGACAGAAACTGGAGTGAAACAGTGTATGTATGA
- the LOC134180873 gene encoding uncharacterized protein LOC134180873 — protein MDKPHVILFALSLLSTFPTTRCDVPVCPAEPPNCPGVRNGIRMTDNSTYTLAGVFSVSRWRVNQAARPPAQSCALCAEADASAAISSTIAMQLYAVEQSEALILATELLNDAMGFEGSNFGYDMRDSCGNHIGSDCIDTLEPLDNTLAAVVGPYYADRSPSLSENEVLSIFTRLGATNGSTGRLIFSLLDVPFSYSRAMRQFASGNGSAWVMMMQPSCELQALAAVDFVEHESWWDVTVVGSGDACGTAALRAFKEELDRKGIACHFQVLYVHQTPLESTNETERTKQILMPNYQELRKPFDIVTRLSERRHVVIFSSSVFADLLLSAFQSGATDSSDLLSHRYSILFGSFWGDPRHVARLEKEMTLLTEFADIKDVYALRHDVKGKRRFREHMSSIRLHSPRFENNKFIQRYWESDNLCSLDNSGAPQCTDDNPFNSDDSPIANNYKALLILDAAAVLAKYIEDYRNRTGDVPTRFFENDFYGFMDGNVLEVENKWTGNQWSFGIPAGNGKSFEWVQPMEWRYEVMKLYTKKGMIAADIYGTWSIRLNTTDSRRSTLLTLKSFGSGYTVYPCEPTTTSRAPTSCPPTDLDSMTALVATIGVSLFICILVIVLKQRDTSRFRAAITSPGVVTVGCAALLSIAISLWIIFGDEAGDCDNRVDDFFVTVINSVCFTVLLIALVVPLVTSRLLRLLVKVGGFVFVMMIQLAVSIQAHLVEGGGTDHDDDDPVTHCYNERGKVLSSVSYLYGNVLLVLCVLLLIHSLCSKRGKYYQRKWPFKLLSGFLAVLLTILYTVMVTVLLWVDSVSCVVMGRVFTVVAVFSAAICMAVVAVLVLSDSNDRDVVFDSRLDDIGMRVTHKSTHHADSHYVFPGFPELSKKPDYAFLLADDVMTAIADVIVEPQRIEIIESIGSGNFGKVYKGVLDSGQTVAIKSVQGVEDSKQVNDFVREGLQMKDFHHPNVMELIGICWVKPHSDTLRPSSPLIVLPYMELSDLKTYLRRNRPGKRLSEKGNTISLVQLLKFGHQIARGMEYLSNAGIIHRDLAARNCMVNWDLEIKVADFGLSRMMGGHDYYRMRHFTRLPVKWMAPECLIDLIFSASSDVWSFGVTLWEVMSLAQAPYPGVDNQDIVSYVKRGKRLQKPDKCPDRVYEIMQLCWKTRPEDRPTFKSLVTDIEEYLTDIMNYFNPLESNDQRSSDPYITWQLMSITEEDESNEDNIEQHKEQMNTNKQVVTRRDSSKSQISSKRSVSSNGRSSLAQTFGNFARMISSRMKRPTTSSKSETKANRRNSLVATDADSDSIDD, from the exons ATGGACAAGCCGCATGTCATTCTATTTGCTCTCTCGTTGCTGTCTACGTTCCCCACGACGCGCTGCGACGTCCCCGTCTGTCCTGCAGAGCCACCAAATTGTCCCGGCGTTCGCAACGGCATTCGAATGACGGACAACTCAACTTACACGCTCGCCGGCGTCTTTTCCGTCTCTCGCTGGCGAGTCAACCAAGCGGCCAGACCGCCAGCTCAGTCATGCGCTCTGTGTGCCGAGGCAGACGCGTCTGCAGCCATTTCTTCTACAATTGCCATGCAGCTCTACGCTGTCGAGCAGTCGGAAGCTTTGATACTCGCCACGGAGCTGCTGAACGACGCGATGGGCTTCGAAGGGTCGAATTTCGGGTACGACATGAGGGATTCGTGTGGAAATCATATTGGAAGCGACTGTATAGACACACTAGAGCCACTTGACAACACGTTGGCTGCCGTTGTTGGTCCGTATTACGCGGATAGGAGCCCGTCGTTGAGCGAGAATGAGGTTTTGTCGATTTTCACGCGTCTCGGTGCGACAAATGGCTCAACGGGTCGGCTGATTTTCTCTCTCCTCGACGTTCCGTTTTCCTACTCGCGCGCGATGCGCCAGTTTGCTTCCGGGAATGGATCCGCGTGGGTGATGATGATGCAGCCGAGTTGCGAGCTACAGGCGCTTGCGGCTGTCGATTTCGTCGAGCACGAGTCGTGGTGGGATGTGACCGTCGTCGGGAGCGGAGACGCCTGCGGGACGGCGGCGTTGCGAGCGTTCAAGGAGGAACTGGATAGGAAGGGCATCGCCTGCCATTTCCAG GTGCTGTATGTTCACCAAACACCTTTAGAGTCAACAAACGAAACAGAGAGAACGAAGCAGATTCTTATGCCCAACTATCAAGAACTGAGAAAGCCATTCGACATTGTGACTCGCTTGTCTGAAAGGAGGCACGTCGTCATTTTCTCATCGTCTGTGTTTGCTGACTTGTTGCTCAGTGCATTTCAGTCCGGGGCGACCGACTCTTCGGATCTATTGTCACACAGATACTCGATTCTTTTTGGTAGTTTTTGGGGTGATCCTCGACACGTTGCTCGTCTTGAAAAGGAGATGACATTGCTCACGGAGTTTGCAGACATTAAAGACGTCTATGCTCTTAGGCATGACGTGAAAGGAAAAAGGAGATTTAGAGAGCACATGTCGTCCATTCGATTGCATTCTCCTCGCTTTGAAAACAATAAGTTCATACAGAGATACTGGGAGTCGGACAATTTGTGTTCTCTCGATAATTCCGGTGCACCACAATGTACAGATGATAACCCGTTTAATAGCGATGATTCACCGATTGCAAACAACTATAAGGCGTTACTTATTTTGGATGCGGCGGCCGTACTAGCAAAGTATATTGAGGATTACCGCAATCGAACGGGCGATGTTCCAACCCGATTTTTTGAAAATGATTTTTATGGATTTATGGATGGGAACGTTCTCGAGGTGGAGAACAAGTGGACGGGTAATCAGTGGTCGTTTGGTATACCAGCCGGCAATGGAAAATCATTCGAGTGGGTGCAGCCTATGGAATGGAGATATGAGGTCATGAAGTTATACACCAAGAAGGGAATGATTGCTGCCGACATTTACGGCACTTGGAGCATCAGACTCAATACGACAGACAGTCGACGTTCCACGTTGCTAACACTGAAGTCGTTTGGTTCTGGATATACTGTGTATCCATGCGAACCAACGACGACGTCTCGTGCTCCGACGTCTTGCCCTCCAACGGATTTAGACAGTATGACAGCATTAGTGGCTACAATCGGAgtctctctgtttatttgtatcCTTGTAATCGTCCTTAAACAACGAGACACGAGCCGTTTTCGTGCAGCCATCACATCACCAGGAGTCGTGACAGTGGGTTGTGCGGCTCTGCTTTCTATCGCCATCAGCTTGTGGATAATTTTCGGAGACGAAGCAGGCGACTGTGACAATCGTGTCGATGATTTTTTTGTAACTGTAATAAACAGTGTCTGTTTCACTGTCCTACTGATTGCATTGGTTGTCCCTCTCGTTACAAGTCGTTTACTGAGATTGCTTGTCAAAGTTGgtggttttgtgtttgtcatgaTGATTCAACTTGCCGTCTCCATTCAGGCTCATCTTGTAGAAGGAGGTGGAACAgaccatgatgatgatgatcctGTTACACATTGTTATAACGAACGAGGAAAAGTATTATCGTCTGTGTCGTATCTATACGGCAATGTCCTACTGGTTCTCTGTGTTCTGCTCTTGATTCATAGTCTTTGCTCGAAACGAGGAAAATACTATCAGAGGAAGTGGCCATTCAAGCTTTTGAGCGGATTTCTTGCTGTTTTATTGACGATCCTGTACACGGTGATGGTGACTGTGTTGCTGTGGGTTGATAGTGTGTCGTGTGTGGTGATGGGTCGAGTGTTTACGGTCGTGGCTGTTTTTTCAGCTGCAATTTGTATGGCAGTCGTTGCTGTCTTGGTGCTGTCCGACTCTAATGATCGCGACGTTGTCTTTGACTCACGACTGGATGACATAGGAA TGCGTGTGACTCACAAATCCACCCATCACGCTGATTCTCACTACGTCTTTCCCGGCTTTCCCGAACTATCAAAAAAGCCTGATTACGCTTTCCTACTGGCAGACGACGTAATGACAGCAATAGCCGACGTTATCGTCGAGCCACAAAGAATTGAAATCATCGAAAGTATAGGAAGTG GTAATTTTGGTAAGGTTTACAAGGGCGTTCTGGATAGCGGCCAAACTGTGGCTATCAAGTCAGTTCAAG ggGTTGAAGATTCGAAGCAGGTGAACGACTTTGTTCGGGAAGGATTACAAATGAAGGATTTCCATCATCCGAATGTGATGGAATTGATCGGCATCTGCTGGGTAAAGCCACACAGCGACACTCTTCGACCGTCTTCTCCACtgattgtgttgccatacatGGAGCTCAGCGATTTAAAAACCTATTTGAGAAGAAACAGACCAGGAAAACGTTTGAGTGAGAAG GGTAACACAATCAGTCTTGTTCAACTGCTCAAGTTTGGCCATCAGATTGCAAGAGGAATGGAGTATCTGTCAAACGCCGGGATTATTCATCGAGATCTCGCTGCAAGGAACTGCAT GGTCAATTGGGATTTGGAGATCAAAGTTGCCGACTTTGGTTTGTCTCGTATGATGGGAGGTCATGATTATTATCGAATGCGACATTTTACCCGATTGCCAGTGAAATGGATGGCTCCAGAGTGTCTCATCGATCTCATCTTTTCCGCAAGTTCTGATGTG TGGTCATTTGGTGTCACTCTGTGGGAGGTAATGTCGTTGGCTCAAGCTCCCTATCCTGGAGTCGATAATCAAGACATTGTTTCGTATGTGAAACGAGGGAAGAGATTGCAGAAGCCCGACAAGTGTCCGGATAGAGT CTACGAGATCATGCAACTGTGCTGGAAGACACGACCCGAAGATCGTCCAACGTTCAAGTCCCTCGTGACAGACATCGAAGAGTACCTAACCGACATAATGAACTACTTCAACCCACTCGAGTCGAACGACCAACGGTCTTCTGATCCATACATCACATGGCAGTTGATGTCAATCACCGAGGAAGATGAAAGTAATGAAGACAACATTGAGCAACACAAAGAGCAAATGAATACCAACAAGCAAGTCGTGACGAGACGCGATTCATCGAAGTCTCAAATTTCTTCAAAACGGTCTGTGAGCTCGAATGGACGCAGCAGCTTAGCTCAAACGTTTGGCAACTTTGCCAGGATGATCTCATCTCGAATGAAACGTCCAACGACGTCCAGCAAGTCCGAAACGAAAGCTAACCGCAGAAACAGTTTGGTAGCAACGGATGCAGACAGCGACTCAATCGATGATTGA